The genome window TCGCCTCGTCGCTCGCCTCGACACCCGTCTCGACCCGTTTCCGCGCGTCCGCCACAGCTCCAGTGACTTCGCTCGACGTCGCGGCGATCTCCTCCATCGTCGCACTGAACGTGTCGAGCTCGCTCGTTGCCTCCCTGAGTGCGGTGTTTTGCTCCTCGACGGTTCTGTCGACCGTGTCGGCAGTTTCTGCGGCCTCGTGGATAGAGTCGGCGATCCGTTCGGTCGTGTCCGTCACGTCCCCAACCAGCCCCTCGAAGTTGTGCGCCATTTCGTTGACCTCCGCGACGATCTCGAGGAGGTCGTCGTCAACGGCGTCGTGTTCGTCCTCGTAGTCGACGCGAGCGGAGAGTTCGCCGTCACCGATCCGCTGGAGGACGTCGGTGACGTTCGCGACGAGGTCGGTCATCGCCTCCTCTCGGTGGACCTCCATCGTCTGGTCGCGGATAATCTCGAAAACGGCCTGGAACGCGCCGTCGCCATCGAAGATCGGGACGGCCCAGAACTCGACTTCGATCTCCTCGCCGTTCAGGTTCGTCGCGGTGCTGGTGTCGTAGAACACCGGTCCCTCGGCGTACGGCGTCTCGTAACGCTCGACGCCGTGGACCTCATCGGCTCGCCGTGGTTCGTCGACCACCTTCTCTGCGAGGGTCAGCGTTCGTGTACCGTCGTTGTAGGTCGCCTTCACGACGCTGTTCTGGGCGGTCTCCCCCATCGCCTCCGTTCGGTCCATCCCGACGAACGCCGTGTGGCCGTAGTTCCAGCCCACAACGCGGTCCTCGGCGTCGAGCATGTAGACCGGAAACGGTATGGCCTCGAGCACCGCCTCGATCGTCAGGTAGGCGTCGGCGTACTCGCCCGACGCGGCCGCCTCGAGGTCCGCCAACCGATCCGCTACGGCGGCGGTCTCCGAGAGCACTCCGTTCATCACCGACTGCAGTTCGTCCAGCGCGGCCGCCGGGTCCTCTTCGGCCCGGACTCTGGCGGCCTCGAAGGCGGCTTCAACGGCTGGCTCGTACGAGGTAATCACCTCCCCGGGGGAACAGCCCTGTTTGGCGTACCGTTCGGTCTCCGCCGCGGCGTCGTCGTCGTTCCACGCCGACGGATCGCTGACGGCCCGTGCCAGCCGGTTGGCACGACTGTCGTGGATGCCGTCCGGGAGATCCGTCCCGAAGGCGGTCCCCATCTCTTCGGGTCGAACCTCGGCGTCGCCCGTCCTCGCCGGGCCGGAACCGTCGTGGACCGCCGACGGTTCGGCTCCCGATCTGCCATCCGCGCGCTCGGAGACGTGCTTCCCGTCTCCGCGTTCGCTGTACTGTTGCCGTCCGTCCGACTCTCCGGTCTCGCGTCTACCGAATAATCCCATGCCACACCCAGTACCAGTATCCAACAAATACCTTCTTGCCGAGTGGCCGACACCATCTGGGAGGCTCATTGCGTGTCGACGTCGACGGACCCGTCCCTGCACAGTGAGTTTCATCGGACGTTCTCAGCCAGCGTACTCTCACGAGAAGTTATCAGTCCGCCCGTGGAGCGCCGTTCTAGATGTCCCACTCGACAACTCCTCGTCGCGGCGTCCTCGCCGCGGTGGCCGTGATACTGGCAGGTTGTACCGGCAGTGGCGATCCCGAAGCGGACTCGAGCGACGATTCCGAACCCGACGAGCAACCGGGGCCCGACGACGGGACCGACGACTCGGACGGCGGGGATGACGAACCGATCGATCGCGAGGAACACGTCCCTGACCGCGACGTCGAACCCGACTGGGACACTGCGGCGTCGTTTCGCAAGTGGCTCCTGTTCGAGTCGCCGGTCGACGGCGGCAACCGGCGGTTCGATTACACCGAGTCGTTCCCCGACGACGTCGATCTGTCGGCCGTCCTCCCCGAGTTCACCGAGCTGACGATCGACGACATCGACGGCCACCTCGTCCAGGGCTTCACGCAGGTGTTTCTCGGCTCGTTCGACCCCGACGCGATCGCCGACGACGCGGAGGGTGACGACGACGCCGAGGTCGTCGGCGAGTACGAGGGGTACGCCGTTATTTCGGAGGTGATGCCCAGCGGGCAGGCACGCACGCTTGCGGTCGGCGCGGACGCCATCGTGATCGGTGACGATTACGAGGCCCGGATCGACGCCCGCCACGGCGACGGCGAACGCCTCGAGGACGTCGACCCCGAGTTCACTCACCTGTTCCAGCAACTCCCCCACGAGGGGACGATCACCGGCGAGTACGACAGCCCGGAGGGCGTCCTCGAGATCGACGAGATCTACCTCTGGGGCGTCTCGAGCGAGTCGCCGATGGCCGACGAGATGGCCTGGGTGTTCGTCATGGAACACGCAGACGACCTGACCGAGGACCTCCTCGCGGACCTCGAGGACGTCTCGAGCGACGTCTCCGACTCGTCGATTGACGGCCGGACTGCGATACTAACTGGTGCGCCACCCGAGATGTCCGAGGCTGAACCGGGCGAGTCGGCTGACTGATCGGACGGTTACGTGTCTCGGCGCTTGATCTGTGGTGTGCCGGGAAGTCGGCACAGCAGTCCGTCTCAGAGCCCGATCTGGGCGCTAAACAGAATCGCGTTGTAGAAGCCGTGGATCGCCATCACTAACACGATGTTTCGATACCGTTCGTAGACAGCTCCGAGTACGATCGAGAGCGCGAAGATGACCCCGAGCGAGACGAGAGCGGTCGAGAGCGCGCCGGTCAGATACGCCGGGAGATGGACGGCAGCGAACAGGACCGAGGTGCCGACGATGGCCCCGATGCCGCCGAACGCCGGTCGCATGTAGTTCTGGATCAAGCCTCGAAAGAGCAGTTCTTCGACGGGACCGATGACGAGGATCGATAGCGCCGCGAGCCCGAGGTAGTACGACGCCGGAGCGTCCTCGTCGAACAGCGCGTGATCGGACGCCGGAACGCCGAGGAGGTCACTGACCAGTCCCAGAGACATCGCGATGGCCAACAGCGCGATGACCGCGCCGACGCCGACGAGCAGCTCCCGCGGCGACGGCACTGCGAAGCCGACGACTCGCTTTGGGACCCAGCCGGTCGAAAACGAGAGCACGGCGGCCAGGACGGTACCGACGCCGAGTAAGACCGCCTCCGCCACGACGAGGGCGATCATCCCGTCACCGGCGATCAGTTCCTCGAAAAGCGCTTGTTCACCCGAGAGGAGGAGGACTCCGGCGACGGCGAACATCAGGGCGATGCTCGCGGCGATGACGAACGCGAAGACGCCGACGACGTAGCCGATGGAGCCGACAACGGCGATCAACGGCGATCGAGGCGGCTGTTCGTTCGGCGACGAGCCGTCGGCTGAACTCGAGTCCGGCGGGCCTCCAGGCGGGTCCGTGCTGGGGGGCGTCGACTGCGGGGGCGACATACATCACCCTTCGAGCAACGAGACAATCAGTGTGGCGGAACGCGTGATCTACGCATTCGATGTCGCTCCCGCTCGTCGACTCGAGCGTGTCGGGGCCGTGTCTCGAACAAAAATCGGTGGCACCGACGCCCTCGAGTCGACGCCGGTCGTTCGTGTGTCGGCTACGACTGGCCGTTGAGTGTGATGTAGTCGACGCCGATGACCCGGCCGTCGTCGTTGAGTTCAGCTTTCGCCTCCTCGGGGACCTGGCTATCGACGTTGTAGACGGTCAGCGCCTCGCCACCGATCGTCTCCCGGGCGTTGAACATGCCGGCGATGTTGACGTCGTGTTTGCCCATCACGGAGCCGATAAGGCCGATGACGCCCGGTTCGTCGGTGTTACGCGTGACGACCATCTTTCCGTGGGGGATGGCGTCGACGCGATAGCCGTCGACGCGGACGATTCGAGGGTCGTCACCGGCGAAGAGCGTACCGTCGACGGTGACCGAGTCGTCGCCGTTTTTGACCGTCACGGAGACCAGACTCTGGAAGTCCTCGGCCTGGCGTGTCTTCGACTCGGTAACCTCGACGCCACGGTCGTCGGCGATCTGGGGTGCGTTGACCGCGTTGACCTGCCACTCGAGCGGCTCGAAGACACCTTTGAGCGCGCTCGCGGTCACGAACTCGACGTCCTCGTCGGCGATCTCGCCCTCGTATGCGACCTCGACGCCCTCGATGCGACCGTCGAGCAACTGGGCGGCGACCTTGCCGGCGGTGTCGGCGATCTCGACGTACGGCTCGACACGGGGGAACGCGCTTTCGTCGATCGATGGCGCGTTGAGCGCGTTTGCGACGGGTTCGCCCTCGAGGGCGGCGACGACCTGTTCGGCCGTCGAGGTGGCGACGTTTTCCTGGGCTGCCTCGGTCGACGCGCCGAGGTGGGGCGTGACGATGATCTCGTCGTGTTCGAGCAGCGGCGAGTCCTCGGCCAGCGGCTCTTCGGCGAAGACGTCGAGTGCTGCCCCGGCGACCGTGCCGTCTTCGACTTTCGCCGCCAGGGCGGCTTCGTCGACGATCCCGCCACGGCCGACGTTGACGAGGTAGCCGTCCTCGAGTAAGTCGAGTTCGTCCTCGGCGATCATGCCCTCGGTCTCGGGGGTCAGCGGCGTGTGGATGGTCAGGAAGTCCGCGCGCTCGAGACACTCCTCGAACTCGACGAGTTCGGCGCCGATCCGCTGGGCGCGCTCCTCGGAGATGTAGGGGTCGAACGCGGCGATATCCATCCCCAGCGAGTGGAGTTTCTTCGCGACTTCCTGGCCGACGCGGCCGAGGCCGACGACGCCCAGGGTCTTGCCGTTGAGTTCGGCACCGAGGTAGTCGCCTTTGGCCCACTCGCCGGTTTTCAGGCGGACGTGTGCCTGTGGAACCGAGCGGGCGGTGGCGAACGCCATCGCGACGGTGTGTTCGGCGGCGGCGCGGACGTTCCCCTCCGGTGCGTTCGCGACGATGACACCCTCGTCGGTGGCGGCGTCGATGTCGATGTTGTCGACGCCGATCCCTGCACGGCCGACGATGACCAGTTCCTCGGCCGCCGAGAGTACCTCGTCGGTGACCTCGGTGCCCGAGCGAACGATCAACCCACCCGCGTCGGAGATCGCCTCGAGGAGGTCCTCACCCTCGAGTTCGTAGCCTGTCTCGACCTCGTGGCCGGCGTCTCGCAGTACGTCCAGACCCGCATCCGCGATGGGGTCCGTGACGAGTACCTTCATGCGCGAGACAATCGGGTGGAAGAGGTAAACCCTTCCGTTGTCGCCCTGGCGAGGCAAAAATCTCCGTGATGGGCGCTATCGGACGACACGGATCTCGCCGGTGACGGACGACGCGATTCGGGACGAGACGATGGGGTCGGAACGGGACGGCGCTCGAGTCGAAACGGTGGCTTTAGGCGCCCGCTCACCCACCGACTCCGCATGAGCCACTTCCCGGAGTTCGAAGTGATCCCTGCCGTCGACTTACAAGACGGCGAGGTCGTACAACTGGTCCAGGGCGAACGCGGCACAGAGAAAACGTACGGCGACCCCGTCGAGGCCGCCGAGCGCTGGATCGACGCCGGCGCGGACTCGCTTCACCTCGTCGACCTGGACGGTGCGTTCGAGGGCGAGCGACAGAACGCCGAGGCGATCGACGCCGTCCTCGAGACCGTCGACGTTCCCACGCAACTCGGCGGCGGCATCCGCACCGCCGAGGACGCCGTGGGCTTGCTCGAGCGCGGTCTGGATCGCGTCATCCTGGGCACTGCCGCCGTCGAGAACCCGGAAATCGTCGCCGAGATCAGCGATACACACCCCGACAGCGTCGTCGTTAGCCTCGACGCGAAAGACGGCGAGGTCGTCGTCGAGGGCTGGACCGAAGGAGCTGGCGTGACGCCGGTCGAGGCCGCCGAACGCTACGACGACCTCGGTGCGGCGGCGATCCTCTTTACGAACGTCGACGTCGAGGGTCGACTCGAGGGCGTCGCCACCGACCCCGTCCGGGACCTGGTCGAGGCGACCGACGTCCCGGTGATCGCCAGCGGCGGCGTCGCCACCCTCGAGGACGTCCGTGCGCTCGAGGCGGCTGGCGCGGGGGCCGTCGTCGTCGGGAGCGCACTGTACGAGGGTGCGTTCACGCTCGAGGAGGCCCAGGCTGCGCTCGAGTGACACAAACGCCGCTCGAGTGAGTCGGTGGCTGCTCGATCACGACTTCCAGAACGCCGGTGTCAGGAGAACGAGCACGGGAATAATTTCGATTCGACCGATCCACATCATGACGATCATGACGGCGCGGGAACTCGCGGGGAACCAGGCGTAACTCTCGAGCGGACCGGCCCGTTCGAACGCCGGGCCGATGTTGAGGAAGATCGAGGCGGCGGCACCGAGGGCCTCGAACTCGCCGACGAACGCTCCGGCGCGGGCGGCGTCGACGACGAGGAAGACGGTTAGGACGAAGAAGATGACGATGGCGAGTAACACGTACGCGAAGACGTCGTTGACCGTGTCCTCGTCGACGACGCCGTCGCCGAGGCGAACCGGGCGGATGGCTCGGGGGTGGACGGCGGTAAAGAGATTTCGACGGAACGCCTTGAGGACGATCAACCACCGGAAAGACTTGATCGAGCAGGTGGTGCTGCCGGCCATCCCGCCGAGGAACATACAGAGAAAGAGGGCGTGTTTCGCACCGGCAGTCCAGGCGTCGAAGTCAGTCGAGGCGTAGCCCGTCGTCGTGAGCAACGATGCGACGTTGAACAGTCCGTGTCTGATCGTCGGCTCGAGCCCCTTCTCGATTTCGGGGTCGAACGCGAGGATAGCGACGACGACGACGCCGAAGAACGCGAGCGTTCCGAGGTAGAACCTGAGCTCTTCGGACTCGACTGGTCGCTCGAAGTCGCCCTGGGTGAGGTAGTACAGCAGGACGAAGTTGGTCGACCCGACCACCATGAAGGGGATGATCGACCACTGGACGGTCGGAGAGAACGCGCCGATGCTGTCGGGCTCGGGCGAGAAGCCAGCCGTCGCGACGCTCGTAAACGCGTGGGAGACGGCGTTGAAGAAGTCCATGTTCGGTGCCAGCCCAAGCAGGTGTAGGGCGTAGAAGACGGCGATCGCGAGCAGCGTAAGCCCGACGTACAGCCCCCAGATGAGGCGTGCCGTCTCGGCGATGTGTGGCCGAAGTTTCCGGACGTTTCGCGTCTGGGTTTCGGTCTCCATCAGCTGTGCACCACCGATCATGAGGTGTGAGAGTAGCCCAATCGCAACGATCAGGATGCCAAGCCCGCCGAGCCACTGGATGAGTTGTCGCCAGAGTAGGACCGACCGGGGTTGCTCGGCGAAGTCCCACTCGTTCATTACCGTTGCCCCTGTCGTCGTCAGCCCGCTCGTGCTCTCGAACATCGCGTTGACCGGCCCGTTCACCGGGCCTGCGAACGACGACTGGCCGCCGCTGGCAAGTCCCACGAGCAGGAAGGGAATCGCGCCGACCGCCGCGACAGCGAGCCAGGTCACCGCGACCATCAGGAACGACTCGCGCTGGCCGAGCTCGCGGTCGTCGCTCAATCGCTCGAGTGTGAGTCCGACGGCGACCGTGACGGAAATCGCGACGAGAAACGGGACGGGGTCGTCGCCGTCGAGGACAGCAAGCCCCAGTGGTACCGCAAGCGGTACGGCTAACCACTTCAGCACTGTCCCGGTGAGGCTACAACTCGAGCGCCAGTCGACGCGAATCTTCATCGAAGTGTCCTACCTGCGACGTGCGGGAAAATAACCGATTCGGAGTTGGTGGCCACGAGTCAAAGATAGTCAGCCAACGGAGCGTGGAGGGACGACTCGAGTCAGTGCTGGTTGTGCCCGTGGCCGAGGTAGAGTGCGAGGACGTTGATCGCGAGTAATGCCAGGAACGTCAGCGTGACGCTTGGATCGCCGAGTCCCTGTGCGAGGAGGGGGACGTGCACGAAGGGCAGGGCGATAGCGATCCAGAACGACAGGAACTGTGCCGGACCTTTGACTGTCCGGCGGAGTGAGTGATTGTCGCGTTGTCGCTCCGTCTCAGGGCTTGACGGGGCGATCGATTCGTTCGAGAGCGGGGAGTGATTCGACATAGATCGGGGCACCTCTTCTCAATCACGACATTCACTGCACACATCATATAACGGGCTGAACATTGACGCAGTTTCGGCCCGTTTTACCGAGTTAGTGTCTACAAAACGACCTTTCGCGACGCTTTTAGCGACCGTTAGACCTTTCATACTGCTTTCTATGGCTGTTTTAGCGATCGGTTCGACTCGATCGGCCTGACTGGCGTCGCCGTCGTTTTGGTGACCGTCGAGCGCAACCCCCTTGTAGTCGTGGTGCGATCGAATCGACATGAGCGAGCGAGCCGCGACCGTTACGCGGGAGACGGGCGAGACGGACATCGAGTGTCGACTCACGGTCGACGGCAGTGGGACCGCCGACGTCGAGACGGGTATCGGGTTCTTCGATCACATGCTGACGGCACTTGCCAAACACGGGTTGTTCGACCTCGAGCTCACCTGTGACGGGGACCTCGAGGTCGACGACCATCACACCGTCGAGGACGTCGCGATCGTTCTCGGAGTTGCACTCGACGAGGCCCTCGGCGACCGGTCGGGGATCGTCCGCTATGCCGACCGACGGGTTCCCCTCGACGAGGCCGTCGCAGGCGCAGTCGTCGACGTGAGCGGGCGGCCGCGGTTTTACTTCGACGGCTCGTTCTCTCAGGACTCCATCGGTGGGTTCACGAGCGACATGGCCAGACACTTCGCAGAATCGCTCGCGATGAACGCCGGCCTCACGCTCCATCTCGAGGTCGACGGCGAGAACGCCCATCACGAGGCCGAGGCGCTGTTCAAGGCGCTCGCCCGAACCCTCGACGATGCGACCCGAATCGACGAGCGTCGCGAGGGAACGCCGAGTACGAAAGGAACGCTCGACGGCTAGACGCCGGGGACGTTAGGCCCGATACAGGTTGCCGCCTCGTTCTTCGAATTCCCCGTTCTCGAGCGCCGCGTCGACGATTCGTTCGGCCGTCTCGGCCTCGAGGTCGTAGGCTCCAGCAGCCAGTTTCTCGACGGCAGTGCGCTCCATCGGGAACTCCCGGTTGCGAAGCAGTCGAACGACCTTGCCGTAGGCTCGCGGCGGGGCCGACGTCGCGTCCGGGTCGGTATCGGCTGTCGGGGAACGCCCCGCAGACTCTGTGGTGTCTTCGCTCGTCTCACTCGAGTGGGGGCCATCGTCGCTCGAGGGTTCGGGTGCAGATTCGGTTGCGTTTTGCTCTGTTGGCTGCTCACCGAGCGGTTCCGCAGCGTCGTCGGCATCGTCACTGTCGGGCTCATCGTCCACGTCGAACGTGACTTCGCCAGTCGCTCCGGAGTCGGCTGGGTCCTCCGTCCGAGAGTCAGAGACCGACGCGTTCGGGCTTCGGTCTCGAGGCCGCTTTTCGGTCGATCCGTCAGCGGAGGCGACGATCGATCCCGACGACCCATCGGGGGACCCCGCTGACTCGAGCGGCCGTTGGGTTCGGCGGTCCCGTTCGGAGGTGTCCGCGCTGGTGCGGGCCACCAGCGGCTCGATAATCGTCTCGAGTCGACGCTTACACTCTTCACAGAGGACGACGCGTCGCTGTTCGTGCGGTTCCGGCTCGAGGGTGGACGGGATGGCCTCGAACGTTCCGACCGCGTCTGCCTCACAGAAGTCACAACGCTGGAGTGCTCGCATAGTACGTGTTAGCAGTCGTGGTGGTAAAAACGTCCGTCAGACGGTCCTATGGCGCTTCACACCGAGACGACGACCACGGGGTCTTATACGTTCGAACCCGTAGAGCGTATCAAATGTTCGACGAGATCATGGAGAAATTCGAGGGGTCGCCGAGCCAGCAAGCGGTGATCCGACTGCTCCTCGAGCGCGGATTCTCGGTCAACGACGACGGCCGGGTCGTCTCCGGTGGCATCGAGATTCCGAACACGGGAATCGCACGAGAGATCGACGTCGACCGCCGGGTCGTCGACTCGACGACGGACGTCATCCTCGAGGATCCCGAACTCCGTCGTATCTTCCAGAACATCTCGCAGGTGCCGAGCCTGATGGACCTCGCTCCCGTGCTCGATCTGACGGTGCTGACGATCACGCCCGTCGACGCCGAGCGCAAGGGAATCGTCGCCGGGATCACCGGAACGCTGGCCGACCACGACGTCTCGATCCGTCAGACGATCAGCGAAGATCCCGAGTTCACCGACGAGCCGAAACTCTATCTGGTGACCGATCAGGATCTTCCCGGTGGGTTGATCACCGAAATTCGCGACCTCGAGTTCGTCCGCAAGATCGAACTCCAGTGACCACCTCGACACAGTGGGTTGGGTCGGTATACCGTCGGACAGCAGTCACCGAAGACAACTCGCTCACAAGGGCGGTGAACGTTTTTAGCTGAAAGAGAGGGCGCTAAGCCCCCGTCCTCAAGGAGCGAGGGGAAGCCGAGCGAGTAGGGCGGGGATACAGTGCCCGCACGATTCACAACCAATTCTACTCAATACTCTTAACTAACCACAACCACTAGTAGGCGACAAGTCGCATGGAGTACAGTCCACGATACCGACTCTTTCCAACGACCGAGCAACGGGAGAGTCTCGACTGGACGAGAGACACCGTGCGACAAGTCTACAACCACGCACTCCACGAATTCAACCAAATCCCCGAAGACGGAGGCACGCTCCGACAGCGCGTCTGGAAAGTCCGAGACGACTTACCACAAATCAAGCAATGGTGGACTGACTTGAAACAAGTCTACTCTACTGTCTTGCAGAAAGCTGTCGAACGCATCCGCACCAACATCAACAATCTCGGTAAGCTGAAAGCCAAGGGCTATGATGTTGGTTCGTTGAACTGGAAAGCGCCGCGTGAGTATCGGAGTTTCACGTATCGGCAATCGGGCTTCGAACTCGACACGAAGAGTGGCCCACGAGACCGTGCGATACTCCGTTTGAAGAAAGTCCGCGGTGAAACGCTGGAGATTCCAATCCGACTCCACCGTGACCTTCCAGAGCATGATGCTATCAAGGAAGTCACAGTGAAGAAAGAACCTACGGGAGCGTGGTACGCCTCGTTCTGCATCAGTACCGCCGAACCCGAGAAACCTGTTCCAGAAAACATCGGCGCTGAAGATACTGTAGGAATCGACCTCGGGGTCCTCAACTTCATTCACGACTCAGACGGTCGTTCCATCAGGCGACTCGACTTCTCCGACGAGCGAGAGCGACTCGAACGCGAGCAACGCTCGCTCTCTCGCAAACAGTACGAGTCGAACAACTGGGAGAAGCAGCGCCGTCGCGTTGCCGAGGTTCACGCTCGGATGTCGAACAAGAAGCGAGATTACAAGCACAAGCTCGCACACTTCTACGCGACGGAGTACGATGCCGTGTTTGTCGAGAACCTTAATGTGAAGTCGATACTAGAAGGTGATGGCAACGCTCGGAACAAGGCTGAAGTTGGGTGGGGTGAGTTCAGAGCGATTCTCGAACACCACTGTGAGAAGCACGGCACGCACTACGTTGAGGTGAATCCGAGAGGTACAACGAAAGAGTGCGCGTCGTGTGGGGCGGAAACCGACAAACCGTTATGGATTCGGGAACACTCGTGCCCTTCCTGCGGGTTCGAGACTGATAGGGATTGGAACGCAGCGCTGAACGTGAAGTCACGTGGATTGTCGAAACTAGGAGTGGTTCACTCCGAATCAACGCCTGTGAAGACTGCGACCGCTGTGGACTCTGTTACAGTGTCTGCAAGTCGCGTCGTCGAAGCAGGAAGCCCCTGCCTCAAGGAAGCCGCGTCAGCGGCTGAGTAGGCAGGGGTAGTTCACAGTTCTGTCCGACAGCATCACTCCTCGATAGCTTTCACCTCGTGGTCCTCGAGGACTAACTCGAGGGCGCTCGTCAACTCCTCGAATCGATCCATCGACATGTCGTCGGTCGTTACCCAGACGCCGTGGTCGCCCCGGATCACTCGTGAGAGGTACCCGTTCTCGAACATCCGAATCGTCGCGCCGTACTCGCCGAGTTGGGTGTTTCGGTAGGCCGACTGGGAGTGAAAGCCGAGTCGTTCGTGTTCGGCGAAGCCGACGAGGTCGGCGGTCTGATCCAGGTCCGACCGGAGATAAAGCTGTTCGACGTCGTCGTCGTCGGTGAAGTAGGTAATGCTCCGGAGTTCGTCGCCGACGGCCGTCCGACAGACGGATACCAGTTCGTCCGCGAGCGGTTGATCGATTGCGTCGCCGTCCATGCCATAACATACCGCACCTGGCATAAATAGCGTACGGGAACTGGCAAGGAACCGAACACTGTTGATCGGGTGACCGACGCTCGTCCGTTCGTGGCCAAACGCATCCCAGTGTGACCGATGGGCTCTTTTCACCGCCCCGAGTATCGCCGGGCATGGTCGAAAGGCGCGGACTCGAGTCTGGTGAGGGTTCGTGAGTCGAACCTACCTGACCGTCGATGCACCCGCGACCGCGAGGTTCGTCGTCCAGGGGTCGGAGTTCATCGGCCACATCCGTCCCGTCGAGTCCGCCGAAGCGGCCGAGACGTTCGTCGAGTCGATTACTACTGAGTACGCCGATGCCACGCACAACGTTCCCGCCTATCGCGTTCGTGTCGATGCCGACAGCGACATGTTGCGGGCGTACTCGAGCGACGACGGCGAACCCTCCGGGTCGGCTGGAAAACCGGCGTTGAACGTCCTCGTCCAGCAGGACATCGAGAACT of Natrarchaeobaculum sulfurireducens contains these proteins:
- a CDS encoding methyl-accepting chemotaxis protein, with protein sequence MGLFGRRETGESDGRQQYSERGDGKHVSERADGRSGAEPSAVHDGSGPARTGDAEVRPEEMGTAFGTDLPDGIHDSRANRLARAVSDPSAWNDDDAAAETERYAKQGCSPGEVITSYEPAVEAAFEAARVRAEEDPAAALDELQSVMNGVLSETAAVADRLADLEAAASGEYADAYLTIEAVLEAIPFPVYMLDAEDRVVGWNYGHTAFVGMDRTEAMGETAQNSVVKATYNDGTRTLTLAEKVVDEPRRADEVHGVERYETPYAEGPVFYDTSTATNLNGEEIEVEFWAVPIFDGDGAFQAVFEIIRDQTMEVHREEAMTDLVANVTDVLQRIGDGELSARVDYEDEHDAVDDDLLEIVAEVNEMAHNFEGLVGDVTDTTERIADSIHEAAETADTVDRTVEEQNTALREATSELDTFSATMEEIAATSSEVTGAVADARKRVETGVEASDEAKVVGSDVREVSDQLVETVDELSSNLEEIEGVVEIIDGVADQTNLLALNASIEAATAGDDGAGFAVVADEIKSLAEETQAHTGEITDYIRELQAATEETVTAANRAHGQIESIEDSIEEVAGSFADIEESVESVSDQIDQVARANDDQAASVEEVLSMVERAESAADEVADATDGIVVETTDQRRIVVELEEKVGDLTTD
- a CDS encoding CPBP family intramembrane glutamic endopeptidase — its product is MSPPQSTPPSTDPPGGPPDSSSADGSSPNEQPPRSPLIAVVGSIGYVVGVFAFVIAASIALMFAVAGVLLLSGEQALFEELIAGDGMIALVVAEAVLLGVGTVLAAVLSFSTGWVPKRVVGFAVPSPRELLVGVGAVIALLAIAMSLGLVSDLLGVPASDHALFDEDAPASYYLGLAALSILVIGPVEELLFRGLIQNYMRPAFGGIGAIVGTSVLFAAVHLPAYLTGALSTALVSLGVIFALSIVLGAVYERYRNIVLVMAIHGFYNAILFSAQIGL
- the serA gene encoding phosphoglycerate dehydrogenase; protein product: MKVLVTDPIADAGLDVLRDAGHEVETGYELEGEDLLEAISDAGGLIVRSGTEVTDEVLSAAEELVIVGRAGIGVDNIDIDAATDEGVIVANAPEGNVRAAAEHTVAMAFATARSVPQAHVRLKTGEWAKGDYLGAELNGKTLGVVGLGRVGQEVAKKLHSLGMDIAAFDPYISEERAQRIGAELVEFEECLERADFLTIHTPLTPETEGMIAEDELDLLEDGYLVNVGRGGIVDEAALAAKVEDGTVAGAALDVFAEEPLAEDSPLLEHDEIIVTPHLGASTEAAQENVATSTAEQVVAALEGEPVANALNAPSIDESAFPRVEPYVEIADTAGKVAAQLLDGRIEGVEVAYEGEIADEDVEFVTASALKGVFEPLEWQVNAVNAPQIADDRGVEVTESKTRQAEDFQSLVSVTVKNGDDSVTVDGTLFAGDDPRIVRVDGYRVDAIPHGKMVVTRNTDEPGVIGLIGSVMGKHDVNIAGMFNARETIGGEALTVYNVDSQVPEEAKAELNDDGRVIGVDYITLNGQS
- the hisA gene encoding 1-(5-phosphoribosyl)-5-[(5-phosphoribosylamino)methylideneamino]imidazole-4-carboxamide isomerase, encoding MSHFPEFEVIPAVDLQDGEVVQLVQGERGTEKTYGDPVEAAERWIDAGADSLHLVDLDGAFEGERQNAEAIDAVLETVDVPTQLGGGIRTAEDAVGLLERGLDRVILGTAAVENPEIVAEISDTHPDSVVVSLDAKDGEVVVEGWTEGAGVTPVEAAERYDDLGAAAILFTNVDVEGRLEGVATDPVRDLVEATDVPVIASGGVATLEDVRALEAAGAGAVVVGSALYEGAFTLEEAQAALE
- a CDS encoding TrkH family potassium uptake protein yields the protein MKIRVDWRSSCSLTGTVLKWLAVPLAVPLGLAVLDGDDPVPFLVAISVTVAVGLTLERLSDDRELGQRESFLMVAVTWLAVAAVGAIPFLLVGLASGGQSSFAGPVNGPVNAMFESTSGLTTTGATVMNEWDFAEQPRSVLLWRQLIQWLGGLGILIVAIGLLSHLMIGGAQLMETETQTRNVRKLRPHIAETARLIWGLYVGLTLLAIAVFYALHLLGLAPNMDFFNAVSHAFTSVATAGFSPEPDSIGAFSPTVQWSIIPFMVVGSTNFVLLYYLTQGDFERPVESEELRFYLGTLAFFGVVVVAILAFDPEIEKGLEPTIRHGLFNVASLLTTTGYASTDFDAWTAGAKHALFLCMFLGGMAGSTTCSIKSFRWLIVLKAFRRNLFTAVHPRAIRPVRLGDGVVDEDTVNDVFAYVLLAIVIFFVLTVFLVVDAARAGAFVGEFEALGAAASIFLNIGPAFERAGPLESYAWFPASSRAVMIVMMWIGRIEIIPVLVLLTPAFWKS
- the hisB gene encoding imidazoleglycerol-phosphate dehydratase HisB → MSERAATVTRETGETDIECRLTVDGSGTADVETGIGFFDHMLTALAKHGLFDLELTCDGDLEVDDHHTVEDVAIVLGVALDEALGDRSGIVRYADRRVPLDEAVAGAVVDVSGRPRFYFDGSFSQDSIGGFTSDMARHFAESLAMNAGLTLHLEVDGENAHHEAEALFKALARTLDDATRIDERREGTPSTKGTLDG
- a CDS encoding amino acid-binding protein, with protein sequence MFDEIMEKFEGSPSQQAVIRLLLERGFSVNDDGRVVSGGIEIPNTGIAREIDVDRRVVDSTTDVILEDPELRRIFQNISQVPSLMDLAPVLDLTVLTITPVDAERKGIVAGITGTLADHDVSIRQTISEDPEFTDEPKLYLVTDQDLPGGLITEIRDLEFVRKIELQ